In the genome of Henningerozyma blattae CBS 6284 chromosome 5, complete genome, one region contains:
- the TBLA0E01340 gene encoding 60S ribosomal protein eL8 (similar to Saccharomyces cerevisiae RPL8A (YHL033C) and RPL8B (YLL045C); ancestral locus Anc_4.8): MAPGKKVAPAPFASKSAKNTKAKNPLLNATPKNFGIGQAIQPKRNLSRYVKWPEYVRLQRQKKVLAMRLKVPPAIAQFQYTLDKNTASETLKLFNKYRPETPAEKKERLTKEAAAIAEGKTRMEASPKPYVVKYGLNHVVSLIENKKTKLVLIANDVDPIELVVFLPALCKKMGVPYAIVKGKARLGTLVNQKTSAVAALTEVRPEDEAALAKLVSTINANFTDKYDEVKKHWGGGIMGAKAQAKLAKKAKAAESA; the protein is encoded by the coding sequence ATGGCTCCAGGTAAGAAAGTTGCTCCAGCTCCATTTGCTTCCAAATCTGCAAAGAACACCAAGGCTAAAAACCCTTTGCTTAACGCAACCCCAAAGAACTTTGGTATTGGTCAAGCTATCCAACCAAAGAGAAACTTGTCCAGATACGTCAAATGGCCAGAATATGTCAGATTACAAAGACAAAAGAAGGTCTTGGCTATGAGATTGAAGGTTCCACCTGCTATTGCTCAATTCCAATACACTTTGGACAAGAACACTGCTTCTGAAACTTTGAAATTGTTCAACAAGTACAGACCAGAAACTCCAGCTGAAAAGAAGGAAAGATTGACCAAGGAAGCTGCTGCCATTGCTGAAGGTAAAACCAGAATGGAAGCTTCTCCAAAGCCATACGTTGTCAAGTACGGTTTGAACCACGTTGTTTCCTTGattgaaaacaaaaagacCAAGTTGGTTTTGATTGCTAACGACGTCGACCCAATTGAATTGGTTGTTTTCTTACCAGCTTTATGTAAGAAGATGGGTGTTCCATACGCCATCGTCAAGGGTAAGGCTAGATTGGGTACTTTGGTTAACCAAAAGACCTCTGCCGTTGCTGCTTTGACTGAAGTCAGACCAGAAGACGAAGCTGCTTTAGCTAAGCTTGTTTCCACCATCAACGCCAACTTCACCGACAAATACGATGAAGTTAAGAAGCACTGGGGTGGTGGTATCATGGGTGCTAAGGCCCAAGCTAAGTTGGCTAAGAAGGCTAAGGCTGCTGAATCCGCTTAA
- the GUT1 gene encoding glycerol kinase (similar to Saccharomyces cerevisiae GUT1 (YHL032C); ancestral locus Anc_4.9) produces the protein MPAPLTPHVPLIASIDVGTSSSRVIMFNKQGQEVAKHQVEYSTPHRTHPPDKAAHYTAEGLTVRESSLVEFEKDPGCDSSNSYSASGAPPRSSPRSSPDSLVDSGDSPTLSFPQPGWIQCNPINILSNVLKCLAATTNTLHELNSHRAKHDLAPYQVKCMGIANMRETIVVWSHSTGKLLADYAICWNDTRNLPLLNKHFAVPENKARLEELKRITGLPLDSTYFSCSKIRWLIDNEPRVREAYEKRDLVFGTVDTWLLHHLTDTRVLASDVTNASRTGFMNIHTLDYDKQLFEFWGLDMACFVLPDIRPSAYKFGNLSTSSPLVPASLPFIQDLRDFLTGHPSIPLQGCLGDQSASLVGQLSHKRRNAKVTYGTGAFLLLNTGQSPLFSQNGALTTLAYHFPNLSSTPTYALEGSIAVAGSAVQWLRDNLRLFPNAQDIGPMASSVPDTGGVVFIPSFNGLWSPYWDPHARASMFGVTLYTTANHIARAAVEGVCYQVRAILKAMSKDMLEEEDKTGVTEVATPPTSSDSQLLDDDNGIDLYESGTTSTLSADGGMSRSDEVMQIQANILGPCVKIRRSRISECTALGAAIAANFAFENVEDRVWKDWHDIKDWVYYNGKRKEFIEKKIAKSKEMSLSTTTNASTTGSKLDDDGNVNVTYFFSNSTDEQRRKNWKRWQVAIKRSTGWLQEVED, from the coding sequence TGTCCCGCTTATCGCCTCTATTGATGTCGGTACTTCGTCCTCGCGTGTAATCATGTTCAACAAACAAGGCCAAGAAGTCGCCAAACACCAAGTGGAATATTCGACCCCTCATCGTACTCATCCACCCGATAAGGCCGCACATTATACGGCAGAAGGGTTGACCGTGCGAGAATCCAGTCTTGTGGAGTTCGAAAAAGACCCCGGTTGTGACAGCAGCAACAGCTATAGTGCCTCCGGGGCGCCTCCGCGCTCGTCTCCGCGCTCGTCTCCTGATTCCTTGGTGGACTCCGGGGACTCGCCCACGCTATCTTTCCCTCAACCAGGCTGGATCCAATGTAACCCAATCAATATTCTATCCAACGTGTTGAAATGTTTGGCTGCTACCACAAACACTCTTCACGAACTAAACAGCCACCGTGCCAAGCACGACTTGGCCCCCTATCAGGTCAAATGTATGGGGATAGCCAATATGCGTGAGACAATTGTGGTGTGGTCCCATTCCACGGGGAAATTGTTGGCCGATTATGCCATTTGCTGGAACGACACCCGTAATTTGCCCCTGCTCAATAAGCATTTTGCCGTGCCTGAAAATAAAGCTCGTTTGGAGGAGTTGAAACGCATTACAGGGTTGCCCTTGGACTCTACGTATTTTTCGTGTTCCAAGATTCGTTGGTTGATCGACAACGAGCCACGTGTGAGAGAGGCGTATGAGAAACGTGACTTGGTGTTTGGTACTGTAGACACGTGGCTGTTGCACCATTTGACAGACACGCGTGTTCTTGCCTCGGACGTGACCAATGCGTCTCGTACTGGGTTTATGAACATCCACACGTTGGATTACGACAAGCAGTTGTTTGAATTCTGGGGGCTTGATATGGCCTGTTTTGTGTTGCCAGATATCCGCCCATCGGCATACAAGTTTGGGAATTTGTCTACTTCTTCACCCCTGGTGCCAGCCTCGTTGCCATTTATCCAAGATTTACGCGACTTCCTAACGGGGCATCCTTCAATCCCATTACAGGGCTGTCTTGGCGATCAATCTGCCTCTCTTGTAGGCCAGCTGTCTCACAAACGTCGTAATGCTAAAGTTACTTACGGTACCGGTGCGTTCCTGTTACTGAACACAGGCCAATCCCCATTGTTCTCACAGAATGGGGCCCTTACTACATTGGCCTATCATTTCCCCAATTTGTCTTCCACTCCTACCTATGCACTAGAAGGGTCCATTGCTGTGGCTGGTTCAGCCGTCCAATGGCTTCGTGATAACCTGCGTCTATTCCCCAATGCCCAAGATATCGGACCTATGGCCAGTTCGGTCCCAGATACCGGAGGTGTGGTTTTCATTCCTTCGTTCAACGGGCTATGGTCTCCCTACTGGGACCCTCACGCCCGTGCCTCCATGTTTGGGGTCACCCTGTACACCACAGCAAACCATATTGCCCGTGCCGCCGTCGAGGGTGTTTGCTACCAGGTTCGAGCCATTTTGAAAGCCATGAGTAAAGACATGCTGGAAGAGGAGGATAAAACCGGAGTTACGGAAGTCGCCACTCCGCCTACGTCATCGGATTCCCAGCTGTTGGATGATGACAATGGGATAGATCTGTACGAATCTGGCACTACAAGTACTCTTTCGGCAGACGGAGGGATGTCTCGTTCCGATGAGGTCATGCAGATCCAAGCAAACATTCTCGGCCCCTGTGTCAAGATCAGACGTTCGCGTATCTCCGAATGTACCGCTTTGGGTGCTGCCATAGCCGCCAATTTCGCGTTCGAGAATGTCGAGGACCGTGTTTGGAAGGATTGGCACGACATTAAGGACTGGGTGTATTATAATGGTAAGAGAAAGGAgtttattgaaaagaagATTGCCAAGTCTAAGGAGATGTCCCTTTCCACCACCACCAACGCTTCTACAACAGGCTCTAAACTAGACGACGACGGTAATGTCAACGTTAcatatttcttttcaaaCTCTACAGACGAACAGAGAAGAAAGAATTGGAAGAGATGGCAAGTTGCCATCAAGAGATCCACAGGTTGGCTACAAGAAGTGGAAGATTAA
- the EFM5 gene encoding protein-lysine N-methyltransferase (similar to Saccharomyces cerevisiae YGR001C; ancestral locus Anc_4.127), whose product MSDSDSDGELQLSSHALAALMQFKQEEQQREKEFQKLYTQADDKFEEQKKQEGMNLFKEDWQLSQFWYSDDTASKLGDALLDGADSDTVIAIVSAPSVYAAIQKKTDSEIPTKHIYLFEYDKRFELLAGKEHFYFYDYNNPLEFDSKLKGRVDRLLIDPPFLNEDCQTKSSITAKALLAKDDNSKTKNGVLKHRLISCTGERMSDVIQNVYPNTHITTFYPEHGNGLSNEFRCYADFEWEQWKFVK is encoded by the exons ATGTCTGACTCAGATTCTGATGGTGAGTT ACAACTTTCATCCCATGCATTAGCTGCTTTAATGCAATTTAAACAAGAAGAACAACAACGTGAAAAggaatttcaaaaattatatacCCAAGCagatgataaatttgaagaacaaaaaaagcaagaaggtatgaatttatttaagGAAGATTGGCAATTATCACAATTTTGGTACAGTGATGATACAGCAAGTAAATTGGGTGATGCTTTATTAGATGGTGCAGATTCCGATACGGTTATTGCTATTGTCAGCGCTCCTTCAGTATATGCTGCCattcaaaaaaagacaGACTCCGAAATTCCAACAaaacatatttatttatttgaatatgatAAAAGATTTGAATTACTTGCTGGTAAAgaacatttttatttctacGATTATAATAATCCATTAGAATTCGATTCGAAATTGAAGGGGAGAGTGGATAGATTACTGATTGATCCaccatttttaaatgaagattGTCAAACCAAATCATCTATTACAGCTAAAGCTTTACTTGCTAAAGACGATAATTCTAAGACTAAAAATGGAGTTTTAAAACATAGATTGATATCATGTACTGGTGAAAGAATGTCAGATGTCATCCAGAACGTTTATCCAAATACTCATATTACTACATTTTATCCAGAACATGGTAATGGATTAAGTAATGAGTTTAGATGCTATGCTGATTTCGAATGGGAACAATGGAAATTTgtcaaataa